The Pirellulimonas nuda genome includes a region encoding these proteins:
- a CDS encoding tyrosine-type recombinase/integrase: protein MASSARKLKLTWLPGAQGRAGRWRKVYRGKTFRAPGGAGQSDRDAYQAALKAFDAWQITVDAELDGPVDKQYVDEIANWERVLEIANQNEEEGTAEVAAKRAADLRAMSTKRPPVPFDKRFSLAAYFTAEVREPKAVVSGLLNEETIRDMRSAFIKEFYQQQGLEVPERIDLPRTPARPDASAQPWHTPNGVSEEWLPDPDNFYSVEEAVWKDRLDREGPKVETDQTLESYVDRFVADKQGDAAAGALTPGRVHTVSKHLETFREHTGGSKPASGLTGADLSSFRTMLLEKVASKEMSEATANNKLTTAKSFVKWLWQNDVLAELPRLLDGKSKGLAIKVNPPSRIVTFHLDEIKKLFDAAPERLKLYMLVTLNTSMTQTDMSDLNWSEFDIEAGRICRQRSKTRDHHDVPRVSYPLWPETLELLKKYAGDPAGERVLLNRGGKPLVQVTLESDGRIKKSDAVRSAFSRAAKAADLDKGKSFKNLKKTSATLLYDHPQYNGVKDHFLGHAPQSMAQKHYAAPPQALFDQAIAWLGEHYRQAGCFAEASEAEEAGDK from the coding sequence ATGGCTTCGTCCGCGAGGAAGCTCAAGCTGACCTGGCTGCCCGGCGCCCAAGGGAGGGCCGGTCGCTGGAGGAAGGTCTACCGGGGCAAAACTTTTCGAGCCCCTGGCGGCGCCGGTCAGAGCGACCGAGACGCCTATCAAGCGGCCCTTAAGGCGTTTGACGCTTGGCAAATCACGGTGGATGCGGAGCTCGACGGCCCCGTCGACAAGCAGTACGTGGACGAGATCGCCAATTGGGAACGGGTCCTTGAGATCGCCAACCAGAACGAAGAAGAGGGCACGGCCGAGGTCGCGGCCAAGCGGGCTGCCGATCTGCGTGCCATGAGCACCAAACGGCCGCCCGTCCCATTCGATAAACGCTTCTCGTTGGCGGCTTACTTTACTGCAGAAGTCCGTGAGCCCAAGGCCGTGGTTTCCGGGCTGCTCAACGAGGAGACGATCCGCGACATGCGGTCTGCCTTCATCAAAGAGTTCTACCAGCAGCAAGGGCTCGAAGTTCCCGAGCGGATCGATCTGCCCCGCACGCCGGCACGGCCCGATGCGAGCGCCCAGCCCTGGCACACCCCCAACGGGGTGAGTGAGGAGTGGCTGCCCGACCCTGATAATTTTTATTCCGTCGAAGAGGCCGTCTGGAAAGACCGCCTCGACCGCGAAGGGCCCAAGGTCGAGACTGATCAGACGCTGGAGTCCTACGTCGACAGGTTTGTGGCGGACAAGCAAGGTGATGCCGCCGCCGGCGCCCTCACCCCGGGGAGAGTCCACACGGTTTCCAAGCACCTCGAAACCTTTCGAGAGCACACGGGGGGCAGCAAGCCGGCCAGCGGGCTTACCGGCGCCGACCTGAGCAGTTTTCGGACGATGCTGCTGGAGAAGGTTGCTTCCAAGGAGATGTCCGAGGCGACCGCCAACAACAAGCTGACGACCGCCAAGAGCTTCGTGAAGTGGCTGTGGCAGAACGACGTGTTGGCCGAGCTCCCGCGGCTGCTGGACGGCAAGTCCAAGGGCCTAGCGATCAAGGTGAACCCACCCTCACGGATCGTGACCTTCCACCTGGACGAGATCAAGAAGCTCTTTGACGCCGCCCCGGAGCGGCTCAAGCTCTACATGCTGGTGACGCTCAACACGTCCATGACCCAAACCGACATGTCCGACCTGAACTGGTCAGAGTTCGACATTGAGGCGGGCCGGATCTGCCGGCAGCGGTCCAAGACGCGGGACCATCACGATGTCCCGCGCGTAAGCTACCCACTTTGGCCAGAGACGCTTGAGTTGCTGAAGAAGTACGCGGGAGATCCCGCGGGAGAGCGGGTGCTGCTCAATCGCGGAGGGAAACCGTTGGTTCAGGTGACGCTGGAGTCCGATGGCCGGATCAAGAAGTCCGACGCGGTCCGCAGTGCGTTCTCGAGAGCGGCCAAGGCGGCTGATCTCGACAAGGGCAAGTCCTTCAAGAACCTCAAGAAGACGTCGGCGACACTGCTCTACGACCACCCCCAGTACAATGGAGTGAAGGACCACTTCCTTGGACACGCACCGCAGTCGATGGCCCAGAAGCACTACGCGGCGCCCCCACAGGCGTTGTTCGACCAGGCCATCGCGTGGCTTGGCGAGCACTATCGGCAGGCGGGGTGCTTCGCTGAGGCCTCGGAAGCAGAGGAAGCCGGCGACAAGTAA
- a CDS encoding DUF669 domain-containing protein has product MAKLNGFDPTKVAPLPDRSPLPAGSHGVTIKDSYTKPNSKGSGSLLVLAYLVTKGEYAGREVRSWLNIDHPSETAMRLARSELSAICNALCLRSLHDTEVLHGRQLTITVRVKKRADTGELLNEVCGYAPAEAASADATKGDDAPPWSKV; this is encoded by the coding sequence ATGGCCAAGCTCAACGGCTTCGATCCTACCAAAGTGGCCCCGCTTCCCGACCGCTCGCCGCTTCCGGCGGGTAGCCACGGTGTAACGATCAAAGACAGCTACACGAAGCCCAACAGCAAGGGCAGCGGCAGTCTCCTGGTGCTGGCGTACTTGGTCACTAAGGGCGAGTACGCCGGCCGCGAAGTGCGGTCGTGGTTGAACATCGATCACCCAAGCGAGACCGCAATGCGCCTCGCCCGGAGCGAACTGTCGGCCATCTGCAACGCCCTCTGCCTGCGCTCGTTGCATGACACGGAGGTACTGCACGGGCGTCAGCTGACGATCACCGTGCGTGTCAAGAAGCGCGCCGACACCGGCGAGCTTCTCAACGAGGTGTGCGGCTACGCCCCGGCGGAAGCCGCTTCCGCTGACGCGACCAAGGGCGACGACGCGCCGCCCTGGAGCAAGGTGTAG
- a CDS encoding DEAD/DEAH box helicase produces MVNLRPYQRAAVLAVYLFWRTKLGSPAVVMPTGSGKTVVIAQLSSDAATRWGGRVLILSHSREIVKQIVNKLRTAFPGLDVGVHAAGLKRHDTQNQIVVAQIQTAHGRACELGAFDVVIIDECHTVSTKNKGRYRKLLADLMVINPNTRVVGFTATPFRLDSGPICTPDGVFSEVCYEVSVAELMRDGYLSPITTKSGCLQPDLSGVRIRGRDYDQQQLGHAMDQEAPVIAACEELVDSTAARSATLIFATSVPHARRIVETLQQEHGLACGFICGATPTAERDATLARFAAGELRFLCNVGVLTTGYDAPHIDCVVLLRPTMSCGLYVQMVGRGFRLHPGKEDCLVLDFGGNVDRHGPIDALRIKTERAGEGAGESIVKTCPECQGQIAVGFLTCPQCGHAFPPPKRQTHRAQATSAPILSMSITNTVYRVADVCYSVHHGRRAAEGAPPTMRVEYAIGRLVWQSEWVCIEHDGYARQKAELWWRARTDLPVPDSVAEAVEIAESGVLATPSAITVCEVEGDQFPKIVAYDFATRSEPQTAASAALSQEGAADA; encoded by the coding sequence ATGGTCAATCTCCGACCGTACCAGCGCGCGGCCGTGCTCGCCGTCTACCTTTTCTGGCGCACGAAGCTCGGCAGTCCCGCCGTCGTCATGCCGACCGGCTCGGGCAAGACGGTCGTCATCGCCCAACTAAGCTCCGACGCGGCTACCCGTTGGGGCGGCCGCGTGCTGATTCTGTCGCACAGCCGTGAGATTGTGAAGCAGATCGTCAATAAGCTCCGCACGGCGTTCCCAGGCCTCGACGTGGGCGTCCACGCCGCTGGCCTGAAGCGTCACGACACGCAAAACCAAATCGTCGTCGCCCAGATTCAGACAGCTCATGGGCGGGCATGCGAGCTAGGGGCGTTCGACGTCGTCATCATTGACGAATGCCACACGGTCAGCACCAAGAACAAAGGGCGTTACCGGAAGTTGTTGGCCGACTTGATGGTAATTAACCCCAATACCCGGGTAGTGGGATTCACCGCGACGCCATTCCGCCTCGACAGCGGCCCCATCTGCACGCCCGATGGCGTTTTCAGCGAGGTCTGCTACGAGGTGTCGGTAGCCGAGTTGATGCGCGACGGATACCTATCTCCGATCACAACGAAATCGGGGTGTCTGCAACCCGACCTCAGCGGCGTGCGTATCCGCGGACGTGACTACGACCAGCAGCAGCTCGGGCACGCGATGGACCAAGAGGCGCCGGTAATCGCGGCCTGCGAGGAGCTTGTCGACTCGACGGCAGCCCGCAGCGCGACGCTGATCTTCGCGACATCCGTGCCCCACGCACGGCGCATCGTCGAGACGCTGCAGCAAGAGCACGGCCTCGCGTGCGGGTTCATCTGCGGCGCGACCCCCACCGCCGAGCGGGACGCAACGCTGGCCCGGTTCGCGGCGGGCGAGCTGCGGTTCTTGTGCAACGTCGGCGTCCTCACGACTGGCTACGACGCGCCGCACATCGACTGCGTCGTGCTGCTGCGTCCGACGATGTCGTGCGGCTTGTACGTGCAGATGGTCGGCCGAGGCTTCCGCCTCCACCCGGGCAAGGAAGATTGCCTGGTTCTGGATTTCGGCGGAAACGTGGATCGCCACGGCCCGATCGACGCGCTGCGGATCAAAACCGAACGCGCCGGCGAGGGGGCGGGAGAGTCGATCGTCAAGACGTGCCCCGAGTGCCAGGGCCAGATCGCGGTGGGCTTCCTGACCTGCCCACAGTGCGGCCACGCGTTCCCGCCGCCGAAGCGGCAGACCCACCGGGCTCAGGCGACGAGCGCGCCAATCTTGTCCATGTCGATCACCAACACGGTCTACCGGGTAGCAGACGTGTGCTACAGCGTCCACCACGGCCGCCGGGCCGCGGAGGGCGCGCCCCCGACCATGCGGGTTGAGTACGCGATCGGCCGACTCGTGTGGCAATCCGAGTGGGTCTGCATTGAGCACGACGGTTACGCACGCCAGAAGGCGGAACTGTGGTGGCGGGCGCGCACGGACCTGCCGGTCCCCGACTCGGTGGCCGAGGCGGTCGAGATCGCCGAAAGCGGCGTGTTGGCTACTCCGAGCGCTATCACCGTCTGCGAGGTCGAGGGGGATCAGTTCCCGAAGATCGTCGCCTACGACTTCGCCACCCGGTCCGAGCCGCAGACGGCTGCTAGCGCCGCCCTCTCGCAGGAGGGCGCCGCCGATGCCTAA
- a CDS encoding bifunctional DNA primase/polymerase, producing MPNRTSLIMLTLGYLRAGLCTLPAIPTEKRPALPGWRSYQQRLSTEEEIRGWFATAEGVCLLSGAVSGGLEMIDFDQQAAWFEPWREAVEQEAPGLVDRLSIERSQSGGKHVVYRCEAIIPGNVRLAQQVVIAPDAEPLVVAGKSFTPRRVGDRFEVTITLIETRGEGGLFLCAPTPGYEVEQGDLTALPVLTAAERDVLIEAATALNEAAPPNAASAAGQNGSPVFAGPTGAGRPGDDYNQRGDLGTVLQRHGWRRVGGDNSGHEYWRRPGKQNGQSASLSEQCFYVFSSNAPPFDPERGYAPFSVYTLLEHGGDFAAAAAALRAEGYGSNAEWAYPDVDLSGFRLGGVLLSADPAEPPGPPEDPAPDAGLLFASPSQLLLARPPQLLLPAPTRSDCELSDPGPLPPELLRVPGFVDAVVNYCLSAAPYPNLALAFCGALALLAMLAGRKVRDEADNRTNLYLLALAHSAVGKDFPRKLNAHILQAVGLLGALGDKFASGEGIQDALFLTPSMLFQTDEIDGLLQSINNARDARHEAIMSTLLSMYSAASSVYPMRRKAGQDSPGFIEQPCLVVYGTAIPTHYYAAISERMLTNGLFARMMILESGSRSAGQEPQLIAPPRQVLQTASWWAGFNPGGGNLTGVSPTPLTVEADGAARELLADARRLSEAEYAAAESRSDAVATTVWGRVPELVRKLALLHAISDNHQAPRIGEIAARWATELSTHQTRRMLFMARHHVADNPFHADCLRLVRKLQEAPDRTLPHSVLLKRMKLEAKRFQELIVTLEQQGDVVIETHATGGRPGRCYRLVE from the coding sequence ATGCCTAATCGCACCTCGTTGATCATGCTGACGTTGGGGTATCTCCGCGCCGGCCTCTGCACGCTCCCCGCGATCCCCACCGAGAAGCGGCCTGCATTGCCGGGGTGGCGGTCCTACCAGCAGCGGCTTTCAACGGAAGAAGAGATTCGCGGCTGGTTCGCCACCGCCGAGGGTGTTTGCCTGCTGAGCGGGGCGGTTTCTGGCGGCCTCGAGATGATCGATTTCGATCAGCAGGCCGCGTGGTTCGAGCCCTGGCGGGAAGCGGTCGAGCAGGAGGCGCCGGGGCTGGTCGATCGCTTGTCCATCGAGCGTTCGCAGTCGGGGGGGAAGCACGTCGTCTACCGCTGCGAGGCGATCATCCCCGGCAATGTCCGGCTCGCTCAGCAGGTGGTGATCGCCCCCGACGCCGAGCCGCTGGTCGTGGCGGGGAAGAGCTTTACGCCCCGCCGAGTGGGAGACCGCTTCGAGGTCACGATCACGCTGATCGAGACCCGCGGCGAAGGGGGTCTGTTCCTCTGTGCCCCGACGCCGGGCTACGAGGTCGAGCAGGGCGACCTCACCGCTCTGCCCGTGCTCACGGCGGCCGAACGCGACGTGTTGATCGAAGCAGCGACCGCGCTGAACGAGGCGGCGCCCCCCAACGCGGCCTCCGCCGCCGGGCAGAACGGATCACCTGTGTTTGCTGGGCCCACCGGCGCCGGGCGTCCCGGGGACGACTACAACCAGCGGGGCGACCTGGGAACCGTGCTCCAGCGGCACGGCTGGCGTCGCGTGGGGGGAGACAACAGCGGGCATGAGTACTGGCGGCGGCCCGGCAAGCAGAACGGCCAGAGCGCCTCACTCAGCGAGCAGTGCTTCTACGTGTTCAGCAGCAACGCCCCGCCGTTCGATCCTGAGCGCGGCTACGCCCCGTTCAGCGTCTACACCCTGCTCGAACACGGGGGAGACTTCGCCGCGGCCGCCGCGGCGCTGCGGGCCGAGGGGTACGGCAGCAACGCCGAGTGGGCGTACCCAGACGTCGATCTGTCGGGGTTCCGTCTTGGCGGCGTCCTGCTCTCTGCGGACCCGGCCGAGCCTCCCGGGCCTCCCGAGGACCCCGCCCCCGATGCCGGGCTGCTCTTCGCGAGCCCGTCCCAGCTGCTCTTGGCCAGACCCCCCCAGCTGCTGCTCCCGGCGCCCACTCGAAGCGACTGCGAGCTGAGCGACCCCGGCCCGCTCCCCCCGGAGCTGCTCCGCGTCCCGGGGTTCGTCGACGCGGTTGTCAACTACTGCCTCAGCGCCGCGCCCTACCCCAACCTGGCGCTGGCGTTCTGCGGAGCGCTAGCCCTGCTGGCGATGCTCGCCGGCCGCAAGGTGCGGGACGAGGCAGACAACCGCACCAACCTCTACCTGCTGGCCCTGGCCCACTCCGCGGTTGGCAAGGACTTCCCCCGCAAGCTCAACGCCCACATCCTCCAAGCGGTCGGGCTGCTCGGCGCGCTCGGGGACAAGTTCGCCTCGGGGGAGGGGATCCAGGACGCCCTGTTCCTGACCCCGTCGATGCTGTTCCAGACCGACGAGATCGACGGCCTGCTGCAGTCGATCAACAACGCCCGCGACGCCCGCCACGAAGCGATCATGTCGACGCTGCTGTCGATGTACTCCGCCGCCAGCAGCGTCTACCCGATGCGGCGCAAGGCGGGCCAGGATTCGCCCGGGTTCATCGAGCAGCCCTGCCTGGTGGTGTACGGAACCGCGATCCCGACCCACTACTACGCGGCGATCTCCGAGCGGATGCTCACCAACGGCCTGTTCGCCCGGATGATGATCCTCGAGAGCGGGTCCCGCAGCGCGGGGCAAGAGCCCCAGCTCATCGCCCCCCCGCGGCAGGTGCTGCAGACCGCCAGCTGGTGGGCCGGCTTCAACCCCGGGGGCGGCAACCTGACGGGGGTGAGCCCCACGCCCCTCACGGTCGAGGCAGACGGCGCGGCCCGCGAGCTGCTGGCCGACGCTCGGCGGCTGTCGGAGGCCGAGTACGCGGCCGCCGAGAGCCGCAGCGATGCGGTGGCGACCACCGTCTGGGGGCGGGTCCCCGAGCTGGTCCGCAAGCTGGCGCTGCTGCACGCGATCAGCGACAACCATCAGGCGCCGCGGATCGGCGAGATCGCCGCCCGCTGGGCCACGGAGCTATCCACGCACCAGACGCGGCGGATGCTGTTCATGGCCCGCCACCACGTCGCGGACAACCCGTTCCATGCCGACTGCCTGCGGCTGGTCCGCAAGCTCCAGGAGGCTCCAGACAGGACGCTCCCGCACAGCGTGCTGCTCAAGCGGATGAAGCTCGAAGCCAAGCGGTTCCAGGAGCTGATCGTGACGCTGGAGCAGCAGGGTGATGTCGTCATAGAGACACATGCCACGGGGGGCCGGCCCGGACGCTGCTACCGATTGGTCGAGTGA
- a CDS encoding AAA family ATPase produces the protein MSQPSDLLLTPAGAYCAGAPPAVVDLLDAAAPKVFMSAQQVAAGPWGHSWILPGVLVRGTPAVLYGPPKSLLSSIAIDLAVSVALGLRWFGTALGLPPTSVAMLVGSSDLIMSGGLLSRVCRSKGRAVEDVSSLHLRDNLRLLRSDAGLNELQTALRRVDARLIIIDPLSLAIGGGGFPMSDPLWTENQLYELSECCMGVGATPLFVDSRHHPDGPPAFFQQWIEVSRVAPYAREEGRSELRLEIGGAAGQSSVHQLSVTEGVADGCFEGRCWEPRIQPDPHPSVINGKHYLDHTRVSLVNAYAHLVDDAYRQKVHQSYLAEEAREAERRLLHGVDEDYGHDYEYEEDPEYDDE, from the coding sequence ATGAGCCAGCCTTCCGATCTGCTTCTTACCCCTGCTGGGGCCTACTGCGCCGGTGCGCCGCCGGCGGTCGTCGATTTGCTTGATGCGGCGGCCCCCAAGGTCTTCATGTCGGCCCAGCAGGTCGCTGCGGGGCCGTGGGGCCACTCCTGGATCCTCCCGGGCGTGCTGGTCCGCGGGACCCCGGCGGTGCTGTATGGACCGCCCAAGTCGTTGCTGTCGTCCATCGCAATCGACCTGGCCGTCAGCGTCGCACTGGGCCTGCGCTGGTTCGGGACGGCGCTGGGCCTGCCACCCACGTCGGTCGCGATGTTGGTCGGCAGCAGCGACCTCATCATGTCCGGCGGGCTGCTGTCGCGCGTCTGCCGGAGCAAGGGGCGTGCGGTGGAAGATGTTTCGAGCCTGCACCTCCGTGACAACCTGCGGCTTCTCCGCAGCGACGCCGGGCTCAACGAGTTGCAGACGGCGCTGCGCCGCGTCGACGCGCGGCTGATCATCATCGACCCGCTGTCCCTCGCCATCGGCGGTGGGGGGTTCCCGATGTCGGATCCGTTGTGGACCGAAAACCAGCTCTACGAGCTGTCGGAATGCTGCATGGGCGTCGGAGCGACCCCATTGTTCGTTGACTCCCGTCACCACCCGGATGGACCGCCGGCGTTCTTCCAGCAGTGGATCGAGGTGAGCCGTGTGGCGCCCTACGCCCGTGAGGAGGGGCGTAGCGAGTTGCGGCTGGAGATCGGCGGCGCCGCGGGGCAGTCTTCCGTGCATCAGCTGAGCGTCACCGAGGGGGTGGCGGACGGCTGCTTCGAGGGCCGCTGCTGGGAGCCCCGGATCCAGCCCGACCCGCACCCGTCCGTGATCAATGGGAAGCACTATCTGGATCACACCCGCGTAAGCCTCGTCAACGCGTACGCACATCTGGTGGACGATGCGTACCGCCAGAAGGTCCACCAGAGCTACCTCGCCGAGGAGGCGCGTGAGGCGGAGCGGCGCCTCCTCCATGGGGTCGATGAGGACTACGGGCACGACTACGAGTACGAGGAGGATCCCGAGTACGACGACGAGTAG
- a CDS encoding plasmid pRiA4b ORF-3 family protein: protein MSNEPSLNNPTTASPANNQSTLLLPLKVSGLQKKKLEESMPGGSGLASRLWEAGNVKQTFGVTLEELGQLRLALAAPLPENPSRHDRRGQAVLRKVGELISLGEAAERGDKRAAAKIEARWKRERVFQFTIALRGDFPTIWRTIHVKDCSLAWLARHFAGALGWYCTNNHRIEIDGHTYVMHDKTDTFGYDLNYYQGFRDESKVKISQLYRGSPHATDWIYVQGSNKSGRHDVWFAGPAVLDRLAIYPRCVAGEHAVPMWGCCDADDHAEFMKVRHLPDDERPDIGQYGLMPCEHEGSFDAKYVEMDMGCPPKIRKSLKPRNGE from the coding sequence ATGTCCAACGAGCCGAGCCTAAACAACCCGACCACCGCGTCGCCGGCCAATAACCAGTCAACCCTGCTCCTCCCGCTGAAGGTAAGCGGCCTGCAAAAAAAGAAGCTCGAGGAATCTATGCCCGGGGGATCGGGTCTCGCGAGCCGCCTATGGGAAGCAGGAAATGTGAAGCAAACGTTCGGCGTGACGCTCGAGGAGCTCGGACAACTTCGCCTGGCGTTGGCGGCGCCGCTCCCCGAGAATCCCTCCCGGCATGACCGCCGCGGCCAGGCGGTCCTCCGTAAGGTCGGTGAGCTGATCTCCCTTGGCGAGGCGGCCGAGCGTGGAGACAAGCGGGCTGCCGCGAAGATTGAGGCCAGGTGGAAGCGGGAACGGGTCTTTCAGTTCACGATCGCGTTGCGGGGCGATTTCCCCACGATCTGGCGCACGATCCACGTGAAGGACTGCTCTCTGGCGTGGCTCGCAAGGCACTTCGCTGGCGCCCTCGGCTGGTATTGCACCAACAATCATCGGATTGAGATTGATGGCCACACGTATGTGATGCATGACAAGACCGACACGTTCGGCTACGACCTGAATTACTACCAGGGCTTTCGCGACGAGTCCAAGGTAAAGATCAGCCAGCTTTATCGGGGCTCGCCCCACGCAACGGATTGGATCTACGTGCAGGGCTCCAACAAGTCGGGACGCCATGATGTGTGGTTCGCGGGGCCGGCCGTGCTTGACCGGCTGGCGATCTACCCCCGTTGTGTTGCGGGCGAGCACGCCGTTCCGATGTGGGGCTGCTGCGACGCCGATGATCACGCTGAGTTCATGAAGGTTCGCCATCTCCCTGACGACGAGCGGCCGGACATTGGGCAGTACGGCCTGATGCCGTGCGAACACGAGGGGAGCTTCGACGCTAAGTACGTCGAGATGGACATGGGTTGCCCGCCCAAAATCCGGAAGTCCCTAAAGCCCAGGAATGGCGAATAA
- a CDS encoding MSCRAMM family protein, giving the protein MINLCTRRIALAAFTVLTQLAASPWASSAQEDGDKEDAAVPLTVTGTVLDDAGQPLPGATIEWGVDTQRFSARQRVVTDREGHYSIRRGRIEERARLAASAPGFSAQLMGWDAEPGAGPIDFQLQRIPKDAAFVAGTVVDDYGEPVAGVVVEAFTPVVGVHSSFSWPTGRDYFPGPDRKATTDADGAFRIEDLAQPLFNDTGEVHLSLRSEHRHVNDANYPLGAGVTIRMHGSGRAGVLRGRLVDAKDGLPIASPKAVRIVQRHRTDVFDDVDDQGCLELPGPVTLGNTYSVNVYVAGYAAAEARLTAVNADSGGIADILLTPAPTLHGRLVDADNGAPIAGAELLYGLVGKVSYFEWSSFAKYTDGLHGLKFVQHATTDAEGRFWFCEPPEGEHGTIIGRPAGYAEIVLSPAERTIAPETGTLVVRLPREAVVMGLVVKDGKPVTEERVSVTGAKRGGLEQWRVGVKTDAEGRYRYGGLAAGEYVLHANGFAQPVTLGHAEQADVDLGHDAGTWSVHGFAPAGVSIAFSPMFDWQCRQLDAEADKEGRYQVQGLKPGRYRVRIDYVGRGFSRDHEVEVEVTRDGQQVDLEWRRPPQPKATT; this is encoded by the coding sequence GTGATTAACCTTTGTACTCGCCGCATCGCCTTGGCCGCGTTTACTGTGCTGACTCAACTGGCGGCCTCACCGTGGGCCTCCTCTGCGCAGGAGGACGGCGATAAGGAGGACGCCGCCGTCCCGCTCACCGTGACCGGGACCGTGCTCGACGACGCGGGCCAGCCGCTGCCCGGCGCCACGATTGAATGGGGCGTCGATACGCAGCGGTTCAGCGCTCGGCAGCGTGTGGTCACCGATCGCGAGGGTCACTACTCGATCCGCCGAGGGCGGATTGAGGAGAGAGCCCGGCTGGCCGCTTCGGCCCCCGGCTTTTCCGCTCAGCTGATGGGCTGGGACGCCGAGCCAGGCGCGGGGCCGATCGATTTTCAACTCCAGCGGATACCGAAAGACGCGGCGTTCGTCGCCGGCACGGTCGTCGACGATTACGGTGAGCCAGTCGCCGGCGTCGTGGTCGAGGCGTTTACGCCTGTGGTCGGAGTGCACTCAAGCTTCTCTTGGCCCACCGGGCGCGACTACTTCCCAGGGCCCGACCGCAAGGCAACCACAGACGCCGATGGGGCCTTCCGTATCGAGGACCTTGCACAGCCGCTTTTCAACGACACAGGTGAGGTGCACCTCAGCCTGCGTTCGGAGCACCGGCACGTGAACGACGCCAACTACCCGCTAGGCGCCGGCGTCACGATCCGGATGCACGGCAGCGGCCGAGCGGGTGTCTTGCGTGGGAGGCTGGTTGACGCCAAGGACGGCCTGCCGATCGCCTCGCCGAAGGCCGTACGCATCGTCCAGCGTCATCGCACCGACGTGTTCGATGACGTCGACGATCAGGGCTGCCTCGAGCTGCCGGGCCCCGTCACGCTGGGCAACACGTACTCTGTGAATGTCTACGTAGCGGGTTACGCCGCTGCGGAAGCGCGCCTCACTGCAGTGAACGCAGATTCGGGGGGCATTGCCGACATCCTGCTCACCCCAGCGCCCACGCTGCACGGCCGCTTAGTCGACGCCGACAACGGCGCGCCCATCGCCGGCGCCGAGCTCTTGTACGGGCTGGTAGGCAAGGTCAGCTACTTTGAATGGAGCAGCTTCGCGAAGTACACCGACGGTCTTCACGGCCTGAAGTTCGTTCAGCATGCCACAACCGACGCCGAGGGGCGGTTCTGGTTTTGTGAGCCGCCGGAGGGCGAGCACGGCACAATCATCGGCCGCCCAGCGGGGTACGCAGAGATCGTGCTGTCTCCCGCCGAGCGCACGATCGCCCCCGAGACGGGCACGCTCGTGGTGAGGCTGCCGCGGGAGGCGGTGGTGATGGGCCTTGTCGTGAAAGACGGCAAGCCGGTCACCGAGGAGCGTGTCAGCGTCACGGGCGCCAAGCGGGGCGGCCTGGAGCAGTGGCGTGTCGGGGTAAAGACCGACGCGGAGGGCCGCTACCGCTACGGCGGGCTCGCGGCGGGAGAATACGTCCTCCATGCGAATGGCTTCGCGCAGCCGGTGACCCTCGGCCACGCAGAGCAGGCGGACGTCGACCTCGGCCACGACGCTGGGACTTGGAGCGTCCATGGCTTTGCCCCGGCTGGCGTGAGCATCGCGTTCAGCCCGATGTTCGACTGGCAGTGCCGCCAACTGGACGCCGAGGCGGACAAAGAGGGCCGATACCAGGTCCAAGGGCTAAAGCCGGGCCGCTATAGAGTAAGAATTGATTACGTGGGCCGCGGTTTCAGTCGGGATCACGAGGTTGAGGTCGAGGTGACCCGCGATGGCCAGCAGGTCGACCTGGAGTGGCGTCGTCCGCCGCAGCCCAAGGCCACGACCTAG